Part of the Brevibacillus brevis genome is shown below.
TCAAGGTCGGAGCCCCTTATGCGTACGTGGGTCCAGGCAATGACGGTGACGAGACGGTCCACGTATATGGCAACATCCTGGCTTTCGAGCCGTACCGCCTGATGAGCTATACGGAGCACCCGGGACCTTCTTACGCGGAAAATCACGCCGAATTGGAAACGAGAGTGACGGCTACACTGGAAACCGTAGGGAAATGCACGAAGCTCACCCTGGTAAACGACCAGTGGCCGGAAAACCACCCTTCCTACGAGCGTACCAAGGAAAGCTGGCATTTTATCATGAGCAGCATCAAAACGTACGTGGAGACAGGCAAGACATTAGACTTCGGTTGGTGATCACGTGGCGAATAGCAAAACCGTTTACATTGCGCTGCTTCGCGGAATCAACGTGGGCGGCAAAAACAAGATCAAGATGGCCGAGCTCAGGTCGGCGCTTGAAAACATCGGGCTTTTCCGGGTAAAAACGTACATCCAGAGCGGCAACGTCCTCTTTGTATCGGAAGACGACGAAGATACGCTGCGCAAGCGGATGGAGGAAGAGATTGCATCCTCGTTTGGCATCACTCTCACCGTCGTGTTGCGGACGGCCGAGGAGCTGCAGCGGATCGTCGAGAATTGCCCTTTCTCGGACGAGCTCATCGAAGAAGCGGCTGCCTCCGCTGTGGGCGAAAGCCTCTACGTTGCGCTGCTGCCAGAAGCCCCGCCGCCATCCGGTGTAGACAAGCTGGCAGCCGCCGAAAACGGAAACGACCTGTACGAGATCGCGGGACGCGATGTGTATCTGCTGTTCCGCCAGAGCGTGCGGGATGCCAAGCTGTCCGCCAACCTGGCAAAGCTCGGCGTGCCCGCTACCGTGCGGAACTGGAATACGATGAGCAAGCTCGCGGCCATGACCCGCGAGATGGAGGCGTAACAAAAAAGAAGGCAGGCCGTCGCAGTGACGGTGACTGCCTTCTTCTTATTTTGCTCGGTGGTGAAATTGCTCGCGTGCGATAGGCCGATTGGACTACCACACTTCGGGCTTTACCACCATAAACCACAGCATCGCAAGCAGCAGAATCAAATAAATCCAGATCGAACGGGTGAGCTCCCGCACCAGCTTCTCCTGGTCTGCACCCGGTTCATGAAACCTCCGGATTTTCGGCGAAAAGGCGCGAGCCAGAAAGTACAGCGAGCTGAACATGATCAGCACCGTCGCCACGATCCACGACGACTTCCATGACCAGGACCCCCACATGACCAGCACGATCCCGGAAATGACAAGCACATGCCCCATGTGCTTCGCCAGACGCGTGGCGGTCCTGAATGTCTCCAGATAAGCCTGCTGTTTGGCGAGTTCAGCTCCCCGCAGCCTCTTCATCATGGGAAGCAGAACAAAAAACGGGCCGATGGACATCATGGCGCTGAGGATGTGGATGTAGAGCAGGCATTTATAGAGAACGCTCACAACTCACGATTCGCAGCCGGGGCAAATTCATGGACCCAGACCTGCATGTGGGGCAGCCATGGCATCCCTGGATGCATGGAGAGAATAGCCTTTTTGTATTCCTCCACATTGGCGTATCCCTCTCGCTGGGCATCCGCGTCCGTCAGTTCTCCTAGCGACTGCCGGTACACCTTTTCCACCACGAATTCGTACCCGCCCAGGTTCATGATTTCCCCGACGTCCGCATAGCGTCCGTTTCTTCTGGTGGCGGTTTTTTGTCCGGCCAGGACTTTTTCGATGTCGGCCGGCAGGGTGATCAGCCGATCGATGGTACAGGTTTTGGGCGGCAAATCATTGGTGTTGTTTCTTTCCGTTTGCATACGGAAGTCCCTCCTTCATGGCTTCTCTCATGTTCCGTCTGATGCCTTGCGTTCCGGGTATGGCTCGTTCCGGCGGTCATTCACGTTCCCGCTGTTACTCACGTAAGTAGAAGCCCGGAAAAAGCCTGCACCAGGGCCAGCGAGGAGATCTCTTCTCCCTTTCTCTCGAGGAAGACATGCGGCACCCGCGTCCCTGGCTCTCCAGTCCACTGCTGCGGATTCTGAACAGGCGGCAGATTCTCCTCGGCTGCCAACTCGGAACGATTGCACCTATTAGGATAACGGCAACCCATGTGGATCGACAAGATATCCACGGTGATCCCTTTGGAACCGAGCTTGTCGCGCTTCTGTGACAACAGAACGACCTGTTGCAATGTGTAAGCGGCAAGCCCCTCATTTTCTCTATCATAAAGGAAATCCAGACGGAAAACATCAGAGCCGCTCCCTGACCCGGCATAGGGAGTAAGCGCTCCTCTCACGGTGTCATTTGCCAAGGAAGCACTGGACCGCCTGCTGCTCGCGTTTGATGGGCAAGGACCTTACTTCTGGGAAGCTTCCCAGCTGGCGATTTCCTCACGCACACGCGGCGCCACTTCTGTGCCCAGCAGTTCAATCGCCTTCATCACTTGCTCATGAGGCATAGACCCGACTGGTACGTGGAGCATAAATCGCGTGACGCCTACCTGTTTGCGCAGGTGGATGATTTTCTGGGCGACCGTCTCCGGATCGCCGACGTACAGCGCTCCTTCAAAGCTGCGTGCGGCATCGAAGCTCGCCCGATCGTAATGGCCCCAGCCGCGCTCACGGCCCAGCACGTTCATCGCTTGCTGGGTGGAAGGGAAAAATTGATCCGCCGCAGTCTGCGTATCCGCCGCGACGAAGCCGTGCGAATGCGAAGCGACCCGCAGCTTTGCCGGGTCGTGCCCTGCCTGCGCCGCCGCTCTCTTGTAGAGCTCGACGATTGCTGCGAACTGGACCGGCCTTCCGCCGATGATCGCGAGTACGAGCGGAAGCCCCAAAAGCCCTGCCCGGATAGCCGATTGCGGTGTTCCCCCGCTGCCGATCCATACGGGCAAAGGATCTTGCACCGGACGCGGATATACCCCCAGATTGTGAATGGCCGGCCGATGCTTGCCGCTCCAGGTCACTTTCTCCGACTTGCAGATTTTCAGCAGCAGCTCCAGCTTCTCGTCGAACAGCTCGTCGTAGTCGTTCAAATCATAGCCGAACAGCGGAAACGACTCGATAAACGAGCCACGGCCCGCCATGATTTCCGCCCGTCCGTTTGATACCGCATCCAGCGTCGCGAAATCCTGGAAGACGCGCACCGGGTCGGCGGAAGAAAGCACCGTGACCGCGCTCGTCAGCCGGATCCGTTTCGTCTGGGTGGCAGCGGCGGCAAGTACGACCGCCGGTGATGAAGCCGCATAATCCTTTCGATGGTGCTCGCCTACTCCAAAGACATCCAACCCGACCTGATCGGCCAGGACAATCTCCTCGACCACCTCGCGCAAACGCTGGGCATGGCTGATCACTTCCCCTGTCTTTACGTCGGGCGTTGTTTCTACGAATGTGCTAAGACCTATTTCCACGGTTGATTCCCCTTTTCTGTCCTTATTCTAGTGTATATGGTGCTCATTTTAATTTCTTCAAAACCTAATATCTCTATTTTGAGACTTTTCGTGGACAATTGCAAGTCTGGACTACTTTCATTCTTCCTGGCCTTACAATCAGAAGATCCAGTCTCCCGAAGGTGCATTCTCCCATCTGATAAAGGTAGATACGCTGCGATTGTCGAACTCCTAGGCATGATGCGAATACGAAATACAACCACTACCAAATACATCGCTACCATTGTCTTGTTTCTTACCGTTCTTCTCAGCCTGCGATGGGCGTGGGCGGAAATGTTTTCCGTGTCGGATCACCCGCCTGCTGTCCAAGGGGTGCTCGACATGCGCGGCTTTGACCTGGACAATACGTCCACGGTGCTTCTGGACGGCGAGTGGCAATTCTACCCGGGAAGATTCGTCTCCCATCCAGACGTACCGCAGCTGAGAAACCAAGTCCGAATGGTCCAGGTCCCGGGCGATTGGAGTGCCGCCTTCCCAAAAGGCACGGATTCTTCCTATGGGTACGGAACATACCGGCTCCGTATCCTTGTCGATCCGCTCAAGCAGCCGGTCGGCTTTTGGCTGCGGGGAATCCAGGCCGCTTCCCGAGTGGAATTAAACGGGGTGGAAGAGGGCACGATTGGGACTCCTGCAGAAAACGCTGAAGCGTACACGCCCAGAAATGTCTCGTACACCGCTACCTACGATGACCAGGGAGCGACGGAAATCGAATTGCTGATTCGGGTCTCCAATTTCGATGACCGATACAACGGGGGGATATTGCATTCCATTGTCTTCGGCTCCCAGGCCGCAATCGATCACGTACGCTGGTACTCGATCGGGTTTCAGCTTGTGATCTTTATGACGTTGGTGCTTCACGGCCTGTATGCGTTTATTCTCTATCTGTTCAATCGGGGAGAAAAGACGCTGCTCCATGTCGGCCTGCTCACACTGGCGGTAGGTGTCTCGATCATTGCCGGTCACGACAACATCCTCGTGCTTTGGCTGCCGCTCGACAACACCTGGGCCTTGAAAGTCAGGCTGCTGGCCTTGCTCTGGCAATCCTATCTCCTCCTTCTCGTCTTTCGGAGGTTTTCTGCGGCCTCGCAAAAGAGCCTGGGCTTGCGCGTGTACTCTGCCGCACTCGTCGCATACTCCATCTTCCTTTTGGCTGGGACCGCTTCACTCGTGAATGCGACGGTAGCATGGGGGATCTTTCCTGTCTTCTACCTTTTTTCCTTCGCCTGGTTCGTCTACGTGGTCGGAACCATGATCTTCGGAAAGCAAGCCGACGCCGACGCCGTCTTCCTGATCCTGTCAGCCGCAGGCATCGTGTCCAACGTTCTCTGGAGTCTGTGGAACGCGCATCACGAGACGACAGTCGTCTACAATCCTGTGGACATCATCGCAGCGATCCTCGGGTTTTCCACGTACTGGTTTAAAAAGTTTATGCGAAAAACCAAGGAAAACATCGAGCTGAACGAGCAGCTCAAGCGGGCGGACAAGCTGAAGGACCAGTTTCTCGCCAATACGTCGCACGAGCTGAGGACGCCGCTGCACGGGATCATGAATATCGCCCACACCGTGTTGGCCAAGGAACAGGGAAACATGGATGAGCGCAGCGTCAAAGACATGGAGCTGCTCCTGACCATCAGCCGGCGCATGTCGCATATGCTCGTCGATCTGCTCGATGTGGCGCGGCTCCAGGAACATCGTATCGTCCTCCAACAGAAGCCGATCAAGATTCAGACGCTTGTCCCCGGTGTCATCGGGATGCTGGGCTTTATGACGGAGGGCAGGCCGATCCAGCTGCAATCGGACATCGCCGAGTCGCTGCCGCCCGTTATGGCGGATGAGAAACGGCTTTTGCAAATTTTGTACAATCTCTTGCACAATGCACTCAAGTATACGGAAGCAGGGACCGTTTGCGTGTCCGCCGTGCTCCACGACAAAAGGGTATTCATCCATGTCTCGGATACGGGCGTAGGTATGGATGAGGACACGCAAGCGCGGATTTTTCTCCCATACGAGCAAGGATCTCAC
Proteins encoded:
- a CDS encoding SRPBCC family protein; the encoded protein is MELKYVTYIDGTPEQVWNALVSPEGTKAIFYGSVLQSTFKVGAPYAYVGPGNDGDETVHVYGNILAFEPYRLMSYTEHPGPSYAENHAELETRVTATLETVGKCTKLTLVNDQWPENHPSYERTKESWHFIMSSIKTYVETGKTLDFGW
- a CDS encoding DUF1697 domain-containing protein → MANSKTVYIALLRGINVGGKNKIKMAELRSALENIGLFRVKTYIQSGNVLFVSEDDEDTLRKRMEEEIASSFGITLTVVLRTAEELQRIVENCPFSDELIEEAAASAVGESLYVALLPEAPPPSGVDKLAAAENGNDLYEIAGRDVYLLFRQSVRDAKLSANLAKLGVPATVRNWNTMSKLAAMTREMEA
- a CDS encoding ASCH domain-containing protein, with the protein product MQTERNNTNDLPPKTCTIDRLITLPADIEKVLAGQKTATRRNGRYADVGEIMNLGGYEFVVEKVYRQSLGELTDADAQREGYANVEEYKKAILSMHPGMPWLPHMQVWVHEFAPAANREL
- a CDS encoding ATP-binding protein, which translates into the protein MMRIRNTTTTKYIATIVLFLTVLLSLRWAWAEMFSVSDHPPAVQGVLDMRGFDLDNTSTVLLDGEWQFYPGRFVSHPDVPQLRNQVRMVQVPGDWSAAFPKGTDSSYGYGTYRLRILVDPLKQPVGFWLRGIQAASRVELNGVEEGTIGTPAENAEAYTPRNVSYTATYDDQGATEIELLIRVSNFDDRYNGGILHSIVFGSQAAIDHVRWYSIGFQLVIFMTLVLHGLYAFILYLFNRGEKTLLHVGLLTLAVGVSIIAGHDNILVLWLPLDNTWALKVRLLALLWQSYLLLLVFRRFSAASQKSLGLRVYSAALVAYSIFLLAGTASLVNATVAWGIFPVFYLFSFAWFVYVVGTMIFGKQADADAVFLILSAAGIVSNVLWSLWNAHHETTVVYNPVDIIAAILGFSTYWFKKFMRKTKENIELNEQLKRADKLKDQFLANTSHELRTPLHGIMNIAHTVLAKEQGNMDERSVKDMELLLTISRRMSHMLVDLLDVARLQEHRIVLQQKPIKIQTLVPGVIGMLGFMTEGRPIQLQSDIAESLPPVMADEKRLLQILYNLLHNALKYTEAGTVCVSAVLHDKRVFIHVSDTGVGMDEDTQARIFLPYEQGSHGITDGRGIGLGLSICKQLVELHGGALTVRSEEGKGSVFSFDLPLADTSDLPASPNPLYLQEMSDRLDSAYARLLTSNSPTGEAAAASSLTPPLLHGGQVNILAVDDDPVNLSVLVGILSTEPYSVTTAHSAGEALELLGTKQWDLLVADVMMPQMSGYELTEKVREHYSVSELPVLLLTARSQPADIYTGFLAGANDYVTKPVDALELKYRIRALITLKQSINERLRMEAAYLQAQIHPHFLFNTLNSILALSEIDTERMRGLGDAFASYLRISFDFLNTGEMVDLSHELKLVEAYLFIEKERFGDRLSFIWEVDPDIDMLLPPLTIQPLAENAVRHGLLSRLKGGTLTIRISRQEGSVLVEVMDNGKGMDQETIAQLLSPTMNDKNGIGIPNTNRRLIQLYGQGLSISSKPGEGTTVSFVVPDSQE
- a CDS encoding LLM class flavin-dependent oxidoreductase gives rise to the protein MEIGLSTFVETTPDVKTGEVISHAQRLREVVEEIVLADQVGLDVFGVGEHHRKDYAASSPAVVLAAAATQTKRIRLTSAVTVLSSADPVRVFQDFATLDAVSNGRAEIMAGRGSFIESFPLFGYDLNDYDELFDEKLELLLKICKSEKVTWSGKHRPAIHNLGVYPRPVQDPLPVWIGSGGTPQSAIRAGLLGLPLVLAIIGGRPVQFAAIVELYKRAAAQAGHDPAKLRVASHSHGFVAADTQTAADQFFPSTQQAMNVLGRERGWGHYDRASFDAARSFEGALYVGDPETVAQKIIHLRKQVGVTRFMLHVPVGSMPHEQVMKAIELLGTEVAPRVREEIASWEASQK